A window of Desulforegulaceae bacterium genomic DNA:
TATTAATTCATCAAAAACAGGTTTTCTTGAAGAAAACAGTCTTGAAAAATCATTGCTTGGAAAAGAGTTTTATGGAACCAATTTTAAAGCAAAGCTTTATATTTTACCTGGTAAAAAAATAATTGGGAAATACCATGGTGAAATTATATCTGATATGGTGACAGGTCTTGAAAATGCGGTTTCTTCTTTTATAAAAATGAAATCATTGGAAGATGCAGCTTCCATTGATTTTCTTACAGGATGCTATAATAGAAGAGAGTTTAATCTAAAGCTTGAAGGGCAGTTTTCTTTTTGCAGGAGGTATGAAAAAGATTTCAGTCTTGTTATGTTTGATATAGATTATTTCAAAAAAATTAATGACACTTACGGACATGATTCAGGAGATCAGATTTTAAAGGAGATCTCAGGAAGAATAAAAAAAATGATTAGAACAGAAGACAGTTTATTCAGGTATGGAGGAGAGGAGTTTGCAGTTATTCTTCCTGGAACTGAAGAGTCAAAAGCAGCAGTCCTTGCAGATAGATTAAGAGAAGAAATAGCAGCTCAGCCTTTTATTATAGATAATCACCCTGTTTTTGTTACTTCAAGTTTCGGGGTTTCTTCTTTTGCCAGGGCAAAAACATCAGAGGAGCTGGTTAAAAATACTGATAAGCTTTTGTATAGAGCAAAAAACAGTGGTAGAAACAAAGTAATGCCCAAGGTTCTAAGACTTTATAAACAAGTGGCAAAATAAGCTGGTTGTAAAAAGTCAAACCTGATTAAAATTTATCTGAAACAGTAAATTAATAAGGGAATTTGGGTTTTTGGAAAATATTTAAGATTTCCGGGGTCAAATTCCCTTTAATTATTTCGTATATCTGAAAAATGCCTTATTATCAGATTTTAAGACTTATACTATAAGCTGCTGAAGTCTTTTTAAATTAAAACCTTGTTCCTTTGCTCAATTGTTTTTGATTATTGAATTAAGCTCCATTACAAGTTTTTTCAATTCGTTTTGATATTCAGGGGGAA
This region includes:
- a CDS encoding GGDEF domain-containing protein, with the protein product MNKKYLRTNSEFFLPSFLNFTRIKDLKRLNRYLINIHQAVNFEEITLELSKCISDIFVHEFFGLAVQDKDKLMVWIEPSVFKARIESIVRKDFSFDGDLEIHSINSSKTGFLEENSLEKSLLGKEFYGTNFKAKLYILPGKKIIGKYHGEIISDMVTGLENAVSSFIKMKSLEDAASIDFLTGCYNRREFNLKLEGQFSFCRRYEKDFSLVMFDIDYFKKINDTYGHDSGDQILKEISGRIKKMIRTEDSLFRYGGEEFAVILPGTEESKAAVLADRLREEIAAQPFIIDNHPVFVTSSFGVSSFARAKTSEELVKNTDKLLYRAKNSGRNKVMPKVLRLYKQVAK